A window of Thermococcus sp. LS1 genomic DNA:
AGTGCCTGAATCAACATTTCCAGCTTGTCGGCGAACTTAACGAGTCTGCCCTCAAGGCTGAGCCCTTCCTCGTACTCGCGCCAGAACCTGAAGTACTCCTTTGCCAGGGGTCCGGCCTTAATGAACATCTCCATTGCAGCCTTCTTCTCGGCTTTCTCCTTATCGAGGTAGTACTGGGCAGTTAGAGGAATGTCCGTTATTCTTGCCTCTGCCAGATCGTGGAGTATCGCTATCTTGAGGGCCCGCTCAACGTCTATCTCAATCCCCTTTTCCCTCAAAGAATCGGCCAAAAAAAGGGTTATCAGAGCCACGCGGTAGCTATGGTCGGCTATGCTCTCCGGATTTGAAACGCCCCTCAGAAGCCAGCCTGTTCTCGGCAGCTTCTTGAGGTTCCCGGCTTCAAAAAATAGATCAAGCATGCTCACTCCTCCGTGGTGAAAACGGCTTTTTCGGTCTCTATCGCGCTCGCCATTATGCAGTCGCCCAAGAACCTTCCGTAAACCCTCACCCACTCCCCCTTGCCCAGACATGGGCTTCCGGAGAACTCGACCCTGATGCCGGAAACTTTAAACGTGGTTCTGTATCCAGGAAGTTCCATGGGGAGGAACTCAATCAGAGGCTTGTCCTCAATAGTGCCCTCGATGACAACGTTCTTGCCCCTGAAACCGCCGGCATGGAGCTCATCAACCGTAACGATGTAATAATAATGATGACCGAGCTTGATCCTCTTGGGCATACTTCATCACCTTTATAGCCCGACTTCGAGTACTATCTGTGGGGTGAGGGTATGATAAAGGTTGCGATTATAGGGGCCGAGAACGTCGGCAAATCAACGCTCATGAACGCCCTCATTGGGGGCAAAATTTCAGAGGTGGAGAACCTTCCAGGAACCACGAAGGGAACCATAAGGCGGCGCTTCGGCAAGCTGAAGATACCGAAGAGCATGAAGAACCCGATGGGTGGGGCAGATGAGTTCGTCCTCATAGACACGGCCGGACTCTTTGATCCACAGAGGGAGTTCAGGGGGAAAGTCCTCAGTGAGGAGAAGTTCAGGGAGATCCTAGAGGAGATAATATCATCGGACATCGTCATCCACATGGTCGATGCGACGGTCGGCCTCCACAGGGGTATGGAGAAGCTCCACCACATGCTCAAGTTCAGATACGAGAAGCCGATAATAGTGGTCATCAATAAGATAGACCTTGTTCCAAGGGAGAGGGTCGAGGAGCTGAGGAGGATAATAAAGAAGCGTCTTGAGCAGGAGGCCATCCCCCTCTCGCTGGTCACCTACGAAGGCTTCAACGACCTGCTGAAGGCGTTAGCCTATTACGCCCAGTACGTCTGATCAGCACTTGCATATCTTTACCAGAACTTTTCTGTGCCTCGGCCCATCGAGTTCGACGAAGAGTATCCTCTGCCAAGTTCCAAGCAGGAGTTCTCCTTCGTCTATTGGCACGACGACCTCGGGGCTGAGGAAGAGGCTTGCCC
This region includes:
- a CDS encoding HD family hydrolase; this translates as MLDLFFEAGNLKKLPRTGWLLRGVSNPESIADHSYRVALITLFLADSLREKGIEIDVERALKIAILHDLAEARITDIPLTAQYYLDKEKAEKKAAMEMFIKAGPLAKEYFRFWREYEEGLSLEGRLVKFADKLEMLIQALEYERAGFKNLDEFWSALEKLRESEFYQHFRDLVEELVTRRKQKR
- a CDS encoding GTP-binding protein encodes the protein MPKRIKLGHHYYYIVTVDELHAGGFRGKNVVIEGTIEDKPLIEFLPMELPGYRTTFKVSGIRVEFSGSPCLGKGEWVRVYGRFLGDCIMASAIETEKAVFTTEE
- a CDS encoding Era-like GTP-binding protein, giving the protein MIKVAIIGAENVGKSTLMNALIGGKISEVENLPGTTKGTIRRRFGKLKIPKSMKNPMGGADEFVLIDTAGLFDPQREFRGKVLSEEKFREILEEIISSDIVIHMVDATVGLHRGMEKLHHMLKFRYEKPIIVVINKIDLVPRERVEELRRIIKKRLEQEAIPLSLVTYEGFNDLLKALAYYAQYV